Proteins co-encoded in one Campylobacter concisus genomic window:
- a CDS encoding DUF945 family protein, which yields MKKVISALIVVIMVAIGAVYFASNEVEKNYQRIVNDLNNIKGFKISNNNYKKGFFGSKGSFDFSVSKDLLENIFGKNVNEDLVFKVENEISHTALAFIDGFEIDSKISIQNDMIKNIIATFMGSNVIATTKTKVSLTGDKDVDIKFSNIEFNDKQKTAFNTKDIKIGMTLDSKDSINSLKIEADKIALKDVSEYNKVDLNIEGFYIDSSYKEPVKISKILESQLVPYLAKVKFKRVSFASNDISNILIDDFKYDSKFEISNDLGRSDDVIKIGIVAVDKVKYTDFVFDSKIANINVPALNNVLDKLNNLNNEENYNVLAGLNFDEIIDQILEKNPSIKIDTLSFKKGDKALKLNLDAAVNGFKKGTNQSEIFDKLSLGGKISVDESLTNFFDTLVPEVAFVEPTLISAGYFKEEDKKVISEFKYDPNKKDIIFNGKVGLQNFFMGF from the coding sequence ATGAAAAAGGTGATATCTGCTTTAATCGTAGTTATCATGGTAGCCATTGGGGCGGTTTATTTTGCTTCAAATGAGGTGGAAAAGAACTATCAAAGGATAGTGAATGATCTAAACAATATTAAGGGCTTTAAAATTTCTAATAACAATTACAAAAAAGGTTTTTTTGGCTCAAAAGGATCATTTGATTTTAGTGTTTCAAAAGATCTTTTGGAAAATATATTTGGTAAAAATGTAAATGAGGATTTGGTTTTTAAAGTAGAAAATGAAATTTCTCATACAGCGCTTGCTTTTATAGATGGCTTTGAAATAGACTCAAAAATTTCTATTCAAAACGATATGATTAAAAACATTATCGCAACATTTATGGGTTCAAATGTCATTGCAACAACTAAAACAAAAGTTAGTTTAACTGGCGATAAAGATGTGGATATTAAATTTAGCAATATTGAATTTAATGATAAGCAAAAAACTGCATTTAATACAAAAGATATAAAGATTGGTATGACGCTTGATTCAAAAGATAGTATAAACAGCTTAAAGATTGAAGCGGACAAGATCGCTTTGAAAGATGTTAGTGAATACAACAAAGTTGATCTAAATATCGAAGGATTTTATATTGACTCAAGTTATAAAGAGCCAGTTAAGATTTCAAAAATTTTAGAAAGCCAGCTTGTACCTTATTTGGCAAAAGTTAAATTTAAAAGGGTGTCTTTCGCTTCTAATGATATAAGTAATATTTTGATAGATGATTTTAAGTATGACTCAAAATTTGAAATCTCAAATGATCTTGGAAGATCAGACGATGTTATAAAAATAGGTATAGTAGCAGTTGATAAAGTAAAATATACAGATTTTGTCTTTGATAGCAAAATCGCAAATATCAATGTGCCTGCATTAAATAATGTATTAGACAAGCTTAATAATTTAAATAATGAAGAAAATTATAATGTTTTAGCTGGATTAAATTTTGATGAGATAATAGATCAAATCTTAGAAAAGAATCCAAGCATAAAAATAGATACATTAAGCTTTAAAAAAGGAGATAAGGCTTTAAAGCTAAATTTGGATGCAGCGGTAAATGGCTTTAAAAAGGGAACAAATCAGTCAGAAATTTTTGATAAATTATCTCTTGGTGGAAAAATAAGCGTCGATGAAAGTCTGACGAATTTTTTTGATACACTAGTGCCAGAAGTAGCTTTTGTTGAGCCTACTTTGATATCTGCTGGATATTTTAAAGAAGAGGACAAAAAAGTAATAAGTGAATTTAAATATGATCCAAATAAAAAAGATATTATATTTAATGGAAAAGTTGGACTTCAAAATTTTTTTATGGGTTTTTAA
- a CDS encoding DedA family protein → MQDIINSVSTYGYIVLFFYSLGGGMVALIAAGILSFAGKMDITLSIIVAAVANTIGDTLIFYVARFNKNSLMPYIKNHKRKLAYAGILAKKHGDKIIFIKKFIYGVKTLVPIALGLTKYSFYKFSIINLISSVLWAIIIGFASFKAGDYFVGASDYLGEHGYIMPLAMVCLLFGIWFFLQHITKRRKV, encoded by the coding sequence ATGCAAGATATCATAAACTCAGTTTCAACATACGGCTATATTGTATTGTTTTTTTATAGCCTTGGTGGTGGCATGGTTGCATTAATCGCCGCTGGAATTTTAAGTTTTGCCGGTAAGATGGATATCACTCTTAGTATAATTGTCGCTGCTGTGGCAAATACAATCGGCGACACGTTAATTTTTTATGTCGCAAGATTTAATAAAAACTCACTTATGCCTTATATCAAAAATCATAAAAGAAAGCTTGCTTATGCAGGAATTTTGGCTAAAAAACATGGCGATAAGATAATATTTATCAAAAAATTTATCTACGGAGTTAAAACTTTGGTTCCTATCGCACTTGGACTTACGAAGTATTCATTTTATAAATTTAGCATTATAAATTTGATCTCGTCAGTGCTTTGGGCGATCATTATCGGATTTGCCAGCTTTAAAGCGGGTGATTATTTTGTAGGCGCAAGCGACTATCTTGGCGAGCATGGATATATTATGCCTCTTGCCATGGTTTGTTTGTTGTTTGGAATTTGGTTTTTTTTACAACATATTACAAAAAGGAGAAAAGTATGA
- a CDS encoding lipid-binding SYLF domain-containing protein yields MKFLFSILLFFSLGFASEELVLDSANSFITTMRGARNAPIKELIEQSKATIIFPSVKKVGFVVGGMGGDGIMVVGNINSPSEILPVSISGGSIGIQLGYEDSSLVLFIFKDSIIHDIKDAKITLDTKLSVAFGDIGRNYSKVSDFKFSSDIYAYAANDGFFAGASFGGAVISAREEILKQSGYAYEQLIASASKLLGD; encoded by the coding sequence ATGAAATTTCTTTTTTCAATTTTATTATTTTTCTCACTTGGCTTTGCCAGTGAGGAGCTCGTGCTGGACTCGGCTAACTCGTTTATAACAACGATGAGAGGTGCTAGAAACGCTCCTATAAAAGAGCTAATCGAGCAGTCAAAAGCGACGATCATCTTTCCAAGTGTTAAAAAGGTCGGTTTTGTAGTTGGTGGCATGGGCGGAGATGGCATCATGGTTGTTGGTAACATTAACTCGCCAAGTGAAATTTTACCAGTTAGCATAAGTGGCGGTAGCATCGGTATACAGCTTGGCTATGAAGATAGTTCACTTGTGCTTTTTATATTTAAAGATAGCATTATCCATGATATTAAAGATGCCAAGATCACGCTTGACACGAAGCTATCAGTAGCTTTTGGTGATATTGGACGCAATTACAGTAAAGTAAGCGATTTTAAATTTTCAAGTGATATCTATGCTTACGCTGCAAATGATGGTTTTTTTGCGGGAGCTAGCTTTGGTGGAGCAGTCATCAGTGCAAGAGAAGAAATTTTAAAGCAAAGTGGCTATGCCTATGAACAGCTAATAGCCTCCGCATCCAAACTTTTAGGAGATTAA
- the rny gene encoding ribonuclease Y yields the protein MIEVLIGLGAGVAGVGAGYLYAKKINDANYNIFLEQAKAKAKAIEYEAELTLKNSKISVQEAEFEAKKRYDDKTTKLQKEYASKFDELAKKEKILLNEQELLNESKELFEKDKQDAKITYEEGLNLKATYQNKVEEAIRVLEHAAGLTEEEAKEVVLKKVEEKSRADIAHIVRKYEEEAKREAKKRVNYILAQATSRFAGEFAAERLINVVNIKNDELKGRIIGKEGRNIKTLEMVLGVDIIIDDTPHAIILSSFNLYRRAIATRVIELLVEDGRIQPARIEDLHKKVTEEFEQSIQEEGENIVMDLGLNKIHPEIVKLIGKLKFRASYGQNALAHSLEVAHLAGIIAAECGGDEKLAKRAGILHDIGKALTHEYEGSHVDLGAEICKRYKEHPVVINAIYAHHGHEEATSIESAAVCAADALSAARPGARREVLESFLKRVEEIENIAKSKDGIKQAYAINAGREIRVIANAKLINDDEAVLVAKEIAQEIESKVQYPGEIKVSVIRETRAVDFAK from the coding sequence ATGATAGAGGTTTTAATAGGCTTAGGAGCCGGTGTGGCGGGCGTTGGAGCAGGGTATCTATACGCTAAAAAGATAAATGATGCAAACTACAATATCTTCTTAGAACAAGCAAAAGCAAAGGCAAAAGCTATTGAGTATGAGGCTGAGCTAACGCTTAAAAATTCTAAAATTTCAGTACAAGAGGCTGAATTTGAGGCTAAAAAAAGATACGATGACAAAACAACAAAGCTTCAAAAAGAGTATGCGAGTAAATTTGATGAACTAGCCAAAAAAGAGAAAATTTTGCTAAATGAGCAAGAGCTTTTAAACGAAAGTAAAGAGCTTTTTGAAAAAGATAAGCAAGATGCAAAGATAACTTACGAAGAGGGCTTAAATTTAAAAGCGACTTATCAAAACAAGGTAGAAGAAGCGATAAGAGTGCTTGAGCACGCTGCTGGCTTAACGGAAGAAGAGGCAAAAGAGGTCGTGCTTAAAAAGGTCGAAGAGAAGTCACGTGCGGATATTGCTCACATCGTCAGAAAATATGAAGAAGAGGCTAAAAGAGAGGCTAAAAAGAGAGTTAATTACATCTTGGCGCAGGCTACGTCAAGATTTGCTGGAGAATTTGCGGCTGAGCGTCTAATAAATGTCGTAAATATTAAAAACGATGAGCTAAAAGGTAGGATCATTGGCAAAGAGGGACGTAATATCAAGACCCTTGAAATGGTGCTTGGCGTTGATATTATCATTGATGACACACCACATGCAATCATACTAAGTAGCTTCAATCTTTACAGACGTGCGATCGCAACAAGAGTGATCGAGCTTTTGGTAGAGGATGGAAGAATCCAGCCTGCGAGGATAGAAGATCTTCACAAGAAAGTGACTGAAGAATTTGAGCAAAGCATACAAGAAGAGGGCGAAAACATCGTCATGGATCTTGGTCTAAATAAAATTCATCCAGAGATCGTAAAACTAATAGGCAAGCTTAAATTTAGAGCGAGCTACGGTCAAAATGCCTTGGCTCACAGCCTTGAAGTAGCTCACCTTGCTGGTATCATCGCAGCTGAGTGTGGTGGAGATGAGAAGCTTGCAAAAAGAGCTGGCATACTTCACGATATCGGTAAGGCGCTAACTCACGAGTACGAGGGCAGTCACGTTGATCTTGGAGCAGAAATTTGTAAGCGATACAAAGAGCATCCAGTAGTCATCAATGCTATCTACGCTCACCACGGCCACGAAGAGGCAACAAGTATAGAAAGTGCGGCTGTTTGCGCAGCTGACGCACTAAGTGCGGCTCGTCCAGGTGCAAGGCGTGAGGTGCTTGAGAGCTTCTTAAAGCGTGTTGAAGAGATCGAGAACATCGCAAAAAGTAAAGATGGCATCAAGCAAGCTTACGCGATAAATGCGGGCCGTGAAATCCGCGTTATCGCAAACGCTAAGCTCATAAATGACGACGAGGCAGTGCTTGTAGCAAAAGAGATAGCTCAAGAGATCGAGAGCAAGGTGCAGTATCCTGGTGAGATAAAAGTAAGTGTCATCAGAGAGACTCGTGCTGTTGATTTTGCAAAATAA
- a CDS encoding 5-formyltetrahydrofolate cyclo-ligase — protein MSVNLEKNEFRKNARANLIKLTKFKAKCSHYKATKTLLKLINFTNSKKVLFYLPLNYEVDVLKIRRNLSHKCEIFAPFMVGLSLEMVRLRLPFLTYKFNVRQPSGKKINNVKLDMAVVPAIGVDGAMARIGHGKGFYDRFFDSLPIKPKRIVFLEIKDFYTKDVLSNAQDAVADFYITPNKNYIKRGINDRGFNRLRSRCGGRWSRVSIR, from the coding sequence ATGAGTGTTAATTTAGAAAAAAATGAATTTAGAAAAAATGCAAGAGCAAATTTGATAAAACTTACTAAATTTAAGGCCAAATGCTCGCACTATAAAGCTACGAAAACTCTTTTAAAATTGATAAATTTTACAAATTCTAAGAAAGTATTGTTTTATTTGCCACTTAACTACGAAGTCGATGTGCTTAAAATAAGACGAAATTTATCACATAAATGTGAAATTTTTGCCCCTTTTATGGTAGGTCTTAGCTTAGAGATGGTAAGATTGCGACTGCCATTTCTAACTTATAAATTTAATGTCAGACAGCCATCTGGCAAAAAAATTAATAATGTTAAACTCGATATGGCGGTAGTTCCAGCGATTGGGGTTGATGGAGCTATGGCAAGGATAGGGCATGGAAAAGGATTTTATGATAGATTTTTTGACTCTTTGCCCATTAAGCCAAAACGGATAGTTTTTCTTGAGATAAAAGACTTTTATACCAAAGATGTGCTTTCAAATGCACAAGACGCGGTAGCAGACTTTTATATAACCCCAAATAAAAATTATATAAAAAGAGGAATAAATGATAGAGGTTTTAATAGGCTTAGGAGCCGGTGTGGCGGGCGTTGGAGCAGGGTATCTATACGCTAA
- a CDS encoding TlpA family protein disulfide reductase — MTLKRAIITSLCIFAFFGCGDENKQKKEQNTSEQTQGKILDKNASKDENLSKDSLTPKMSENAQDNEIKEINLKLLNGTTMQITKRSNGFDVKDGKKATLYVFFATWCPPCKAEIPHLNNLSEKFKNELDIVGVLLEDKSEDEVKDFAQKYKIKYEVAVGEGNFLFEKAMGGIKGLPASALFKANGDYVQGYIGLVPEEMLENDINRATK; from the coding sequence ATGACATTAAAACGAGCAATTATAACATCACTTTGCATTTTTGCATTTTTTGGATGCGGTGACGAGAACAAGCAAAAAAAAGAGCAAAATACAAGCGAACAAACGCAGGGCAAAATTTTAGATAAAAATGCTAGCAAAGATGAAAATTTAAGCAAAGACTCACTCACTCCAAAAATGAGTGAAAATGCCCAAGACAACGAGATAAAAGAGATAAATCTAAAGCTACTAAATGGCACAACTATGCAGATTACAAAAAGAAGTAATGGCTTTGATGTAAAAGATGGCAAAAAAGCAACTCTTTACGTATTTTTCGCCACTTGGTGCCCTCCGTGCAAGGCTGAGATCCCACACTTAAACAACCTAAGCGAGAAATTTAAAAACGAACTAGATATCGTTGGTGTGCTACTTGAAGACAAAAGTGAAGATGAAGTAAAAGATTTTGCTCAAAAATATAAAATAAAATACGAAGTCGCAGTCGGCGAGGGAAATTTTTTATTTGAAAAAGCGATGGGCGGCATAAAAGGCTTGCCTGCGTCAGCACTTTTTAAAGCAAATGGCGACTATGTCCAAGGCTACATCGGTCTTGTGCCTGAAGAGATGCTTGAAAATGACATAAATAGGGCCACAAAATAA
- the ftsY gene encoding signal recognition particle-docking protein FtsY — protein MLDFLKKGFEKTFGAISSAKKSKKIDKESLEEILLEADVAYEIVEEILYYLPPQDEVSRADLRRVMSSYFIYENERVIEPDKPFVDLILGVNGAGKTTTIAKLANLYKNNGKSVILGACDTFRAGAIEQLRQWSLRLNVPIVATQQGHDPSAVAYDTISSALAKGIDRVILDTAGRLQNQTNLANELEKIVRISKKAYEKAPHRKILILDGTQGNAGVAQAKAFNDIISLDGVIITKLDGTAKGGALFGVARELELPIFYIGVGESMDDIIKFNPDEFLDELMDAIFE, from the coding sequence ATGCTTGATTTTCTAAAAAAAGGCTTTGAGAAGACTTTTGGAGCGATAAGCTCAGCGAAGAAGTCAAAAAAGATAGACAAAGAGAGCTTAGAAGAAATTTTACTTGAAGCTGACGTAGCCTATGAGATCGTGGAAGAAATTTTATACTACTTACCGCCACAAGATGAAGTAAGTAGAGCCGATCTAAGGCGCGTTATGAGCAGCTATTTTATCTACGAAAACGAACGTGTGATCGAGCCTGATAAGCCATTTGTCGATCTCATCCTCGGCGTAAATGGTGCTGGTAAGACGACAACCATCGCAAAGCTTGCAAATTTATATAAAAATAACGGCAAAAGCGTCATTTTAGGCGCTTGCGATACATTTAGAGCTGGAGCGATCGAGCAGCTACGCCAATGGTCACTTAGACTAAATGTGCCAATAGTCGCAACACAGCAAGGTCATGATCCTTCGGCTGTTGCTTACGATACGATCAGCTCAGCCCTTGCAAAAGGCATCGACCGCGTCATCTTAGACACGGCTGGCAGGCTTCAAAATCAGACAAATTTAGCAAACGAGCTAGAAAAGATCGTTCGTATTAGCAAAAAAGCTTACGAAAAGGCGCCTCACCGCAAAATTTTGATTCTTGATGGCACGCAAGGTAACGCCGGAGTTGCACAAGCAAAAGCGTTTAACGATATCATCTCGCTTGATGGTGTCATCATCACAAAGCTTGACGGCACTGCAAAGGGCGGAGCACTATTTGGCGTGGCAAGAGAGCTTGAGCTACCTATATTTTATATAGGTGTTGGTGAGAGCATGGATGATATCATCAAATTTAATCCAGACGAGTTTTTAGACGAGCTAATGGACGCCATTTTTGAGTAG
- a CDS encoding VanZ family protein, with amino-acid sequence MSRVKFLSKICFFAALLAIDFLAFTPKSPTIIENSWDKANHFLAFFVLYILLYLGYEFKIFKNLALLLAFGVQIEIVQAFLPNRSFSLLDIVADMIGAAFGVIVVEILKRIIYGKSKASF; translated from the coding sequence TTGAGTAGGGTAAAATTTCTTAGTAAAATTTGCTTTTTCGCTGCTCTTTTGGCAATTGATTTTCTTGCATTTACTCCAAAATCTCCTACTATCATCGAAAATTCGTGGGATAAAGCAAATCATTTTTTAGCTTTTTTCGTCCTTTATATACTGCTCTACCTTGGCTATGAGTTTAAAATTTTTAAAAATTTAGCCTTACTTTTAGCCTTCGGAGTGCAAATAGAAATCGTTCAGGCGTTTTTACCAAACAGGAGCTTTAGCCTGCTTGACATCGTGGCTGACATGATCGGAGCGGCTTTTGGAGTGATAGTAGTTGAAATTTTAAAAAGGATAATTTATGGCAAAAGCAAAGCCAGTTTTTGA
- the radA gene encoding DNA repair protein RadA: MAKAKPVFECQACGNQQAKWLGKCPQCGAWDSFVELSQQEIKISKEIAKSTGVASKAISIDEVEIQNFTRFSTKDSELDLVLGGGVVEGSLVLIGGSPGIGKSTLLLKIGSNLAKDGKKTLYVSGEESQSQIKMRADRLNAVDKNLYLLTEICLEDIMLEVQKSDYKVLVIDSIQTLYSQNITSAPGSITQVREITFELMRLAKSQSICVFIIGHITKEGSIAGPRVLEHMVDVVLYFEGDASRELRILRGFKNRFGSTSEVGIFEMSQHGLVSANEVSSKFFTRGGAMSGSAITIIMEGSRALSIEIQALVCESAYPKRSSTGFERNRLDMLLALLERKLEIPLGHYDVFINVSGGVKISETAADLAVIAAIISSFKNRPISKDSVFIGELSLNGEIREIFNLDQRLKEAKTQKFKNAIIPNKPLDTQGLKCFYAKDITQVLEWM, from the coding sequence ATGGCAAAAGCAAAGCCAGTTTTTGAGTGTCAAGCCTGCGGTAATCAACAGGCAAAGTGGCTGGGCAAATGCCCACAATGTGGGGCTTGGGATAGCTTTGTCGAGCTTAGCCAGCAAGAGATAAAGATAAGCAAAGAGATAGCAAAAAGCACCGGAGTAGCCAGCAAAGCCATAAGCATAGACGAAGTTGAAATTCAAAATTTCACGAGGTTTAGCACTAAAGATAGCGAGCTAGATCTTGTTCTTGGTGGCGGTGTAGTCGAGGGCTCACTTGTGCTTATAGGCGGTAGCCCGGGCATCGGTAAATCAACATTGCTTCTAAAAATTGGCTCAAATTTAGCAAAAGACGGTAAAAAAACGCTCTATGTAAGCGGCGAAGAGAGCCAAAGCCAGATAAAAATGAGAGCTGACAGGCTAAATGCGGTGGATAAAAATTTATACCTGTTAACTGAAATTTGCCTAGAAGATATCATGCTAGAGGTGCAAAAGAGCGACTACAAGGTGCTAGTCATTGACTCCATTCAAACACTTTATAGCCAAAATATAACCTCCGCTCCAGGCTCAATCACGCAGGTTCGTGAGATCACATTTGAGCTAATGAGACTTGCAAAGAGCCAAAGTATCTGCGTTTTCATCATCGGTCATATTACTAAAGAGGGCTCGATCGCAGGGCCAAGGGTACTTGAGCATATGGTCGATGTGGTGCTTTATTTTGAGGGCGATGCAAGTAGAGAGCTGAGAATTTTACGTGGGTTTAAAAACCGCTTTGGCTCAACGAGTGAGGTTGGTATATTTGAGATGAGCCAGCACGGACTGGTGAGCGCAAACGAGGTTTCTAGTAAATTTTTCACACGTGGCGGAGCGATGAGTGGCAGTGCGATAACTATCATAATGGAAGGCTCAAGAGCGCTTAGTATCGAGATACAAGCACTCGTTTGCGAAAGTGCCTATCCAAAACGAAGCTCGACTGGCTTTGAGAGAAACCGCCTAGATATGCTGCTAGCCCTACTTGAGCGAAAGCTAGAAATTCCACTTGGGCACTACGACGTCTTTATAAACGTTTCAGGTGGCGTTAAGATAAGCGAAACTGCGGCAGATCTAGCCGTTATAGCAGCGATAATAAGTAGCTTTAAAAACCGCCCTATCAGCAAGGATAGTGTATTCATCGGTGAGCTAAGCCTAAATGGTGAGATAAGAGAAATTTTCAACCTCGACCAGCGACTAAAAGAGGCAAAAACGCAGAAATTTAAAAACGCCATCATCCCAAACAAACCGCTTGACACACAAGGGCTAAAGTGCTTTTACGCCAAAGATATCACGCAAGTGCTTGAGTGGATGTAA
- a CDS encoding polyribonucleotide nucleotidyltransferase has protein sequence MQISNNLPTTNYLSRENIAREIGFKFNDINEILNNDMGYGMSFPKYAGLDRKSQAAAYDRHIYPLSGFTKGDEAKVTIIGKLRGYDPNFTSEQLSDLKNFINESKGLFVEYIQGQQAKPDNDKPKILRDTPYTVNEFLNEYRGNSDLLFTKNSRTIDLLDSDMSIDEFKEEWAKYVLKERFDLTLSGEDAKNAVNILKELNEKGVQNIDNLEKEDNAKDKKFTPIQVTKKSQTYKFEADERFKELYKFIKSEFDSGKSMFEILEKVAKLKVDKKA, from the coding sequence ATGCAAATTTCTAATAACCTCCCAACTACTAACTACCTCTCAAGAGAGAACATAGCAAGAGAGATAGGCTTTAAATTTAACGATATAAACGAGATACTTAATAACGATATGGGATATGGTATGAGCTTTCCTAAATACGCAGGGCTTGATAGAAAATCTCAAGCCGCGGCTTACGATAGACACATATATCCACTATCTGGCTTTACAAAAGGCGATGAAGCAAAAGTCACTATCATAGGAAAGCTTAGAGGTTATGATCCTAACTTTACAAGCGAGCAGCTATCAGATCTTAAAAATTTCATAAATGAAAGTAAGGGCTTGTTTGTAGAGTATATACAAGGTCAGCAAGCAAAACCAGACAATGATAAGCCAAAAATTTTAAGAGATACCCCATACACTGTAAATGAATTTTTAAATGAATATCGCGGCAATAGCGATTTGCTATTTACTAAAAACTCAAGGACTATTGATCTGCTTGATAGCGATATGAGCATCGATGAGTTTAAAGAGGAGTGGGCTAAATATGTATTAAAAGAGCGATTTGATCTAACTCTATCTGGCGAAGATGCTAAAAATGCTGTTAATATATTAAAAGAGCTAAACGAAAAAGGTGTTCAGAATATAGATAATCTTGAAAAAGAAGACAACGCCAAAGATAAGAAATTTACACCTATACAAGTTACTAAAAAGTCTCAAACCTATAAGTTTGAAGCTGATGAGAGATTTAAAGAGCTTTATAAATTTATAAAGAGTGAATTTGATAGTGGCAAGAGTATGTTTGAAATTTTAGAAAAAGTTGCAAAGCTTAAAGTGGATAAGAAGGCATAG
- the acpS gene encoding holo-ACP synthase, whose protein sequence is MIGIDIIKIDRISRLKARYGELFLKKFLSDDEITLAKNDATLAGFWAAKEAASKALGVGISKECGFLDIELSKDAKNAPKIKFSPKIYTNFNIKEASLSITHDGGFAVAAVMIV, encoded by the coding sequence ATGATAGGTATTGATATCATTAAGATAGATAGAATTTCTAGACTTAAAGCTCGTTACGGCGAGCTTTTTTTAAAAAAATTTCTTAGTGATGACGAGATCACGCTGGCAAAAAATGATGCGACTTTGGCTGGATTTTGGGCGGCCAAAGAAGCAGCTAGCAAAGCCCTTGGTGTGGGTATTAGCAAAGAGTGTGGTTTTTTGGACATTGAGCTTAGCAAAGACGCAAAAAACGCACCAAAGATAAAATTTAGCCCAAAAATTTATACAAATTTTAATATCAAAGAAGCAAGCCTTAGCATAACTCACGACGGCGGTTTTGCTGTAGCTGCAGTGATGATTGTCTAA
- the fliL gene encoding flagellar basal body-associated protein FliL, with protein MAEEVEEKKAKKGGNGALMIIIIAIFVLLLVIGGLVAFLMLSSDEPKEANMAQTPAQTQTQSMPAQNKAKHSSNDYSNMGPIYPLDQFIVNLLSENGSRFLKTKIDMEQSDELLTPELDKKKALLRDIIIRTLSSKTYEEVSTAKGKDRLKDEIVGKLNEVLNDGYIKNIFFTDFVVQ; from the coding sequence ATGGCTGAAGAAGTTGAAGAGAAAAAAGCAAAAAAAGGTGGCAATGGTGCATTAATGATAATTATCATTGCGATATTTGTTTTGCTGCTAGTTATTGGAGGGCTAGTCGCGTTTTTGATGCTTAGTTCTGACGAGCCAAAAGAGGCAAATATGGCGCAAACACCAGCTCAGACTCAAACGCAGTCCATGCCAGCTCAAAATAAAGCAAAGCATAGTAGCAACGACTATTCAAATATGGGACCGATATATCCGCTTGATCAGTTTATTGTAAATTTGCTTAGCGAAAATGGCTCAAGATTTCTTAAAACCAAGATTGATATGGAGCAAAGCGATGAGTTGCTAACTCCTGAGCTTGATAAGAAAAAGGCACTTTTAAGAGATATTATCATCAGGACACTTTCGTCAAAAACTTACGAAGAAGTAAGCACCGCAAAAGGCAAAGACAGGCTAAAAGACGAGATCGTGGGTAAGTTAAATGAAGTACTAAATGATGGCTACATCAAAAATATATTTTTTACTGATTTTGTGGTGCAATGA
- the ybaK gene encoding Cys-tRNA(Pro) deacylase yields the protein MIHKTNAARALDKLKINYEILEYEVDLNDLSAIHVAASTKQNIKQIYKTIVCECEPKNFVVACLQGDLELDLKALAHACGAKRCELINLKDLEKITGYIRGGCSPLAMKKHFATFIDERAMEQEYVLVSAGVRGKQIKIAPNDLLKACEASFANIARLAL from the coding sequence ATGATACATAAGACAAATGCTGCTAGAGCTTTAGACAAGCTAAAAATTAATTATGAAATTTTAGAGTATGAGGTCGATTTAAACGATCTTTCAGCCATTCACGTAGCAGCTAGCACCAAGCAAAATATAAAGCAAATTTATAAGACTATCGTTTGCGAGTGTGAGCCTAAAAATTTCGTTGTTGCTTGCTTACAGGGTGATTTGGAGCTTGACCTAAAGGCGCTTGCTCACGCATGCGGAGCAAAACGCTGCGAGCTTATAAATTTAAAGGATCTAGAAAAAATAACTGGCTATATTAGAGGTGGTTGCTCGCCACTTGCGATGAAAAAGCATTTTGCGACTTTTATAGACGAACGCGCTATGGAGCAAGAATACGTGTTAGTAAGCGCTGGAGTAAGAGGCAAACAAATCAAAATAGCACCAAACGATCTTTTAAAGGCTTGTGAGGCAAGTTTTGCCAATATCGCTAGGCTAGCTCTTTAA